From Plasmodium relictum strain SGS1 genome assembly, chromosome: 8, the proteins below share one genomic window:
- a CDS encoding GTP-binding protein EngA, putative yields the protein MKYCFEKSLRHFCYKISITGASNSGKSSFHNNLLDNLKVSYKKSIINDVENYSLENNKNFFEIDKRKCLIIDTIGINEQMIKKFEKWKFKEYDFKYENNNIIKSYFNIITNSNLVLICIKHFEIRQSDILSYKIINDIYKNQNNVFTIIFNNNNMNRCDKVEYNYPDIYENFKNVIFYPYILDSYDKNDDLIEIIKKGIKQNDQKIENKVDPQMSSINMENKETKLEENKETKLEENNEIYDLIDESIRIFHPSLSEETRNYFYKFVDLKKKDKSNIKLFNEYFSAKILNKNLKIITEENLYEKNKEIIDNNEEKSLNNSELFNKNSDDIKEINSEDNIYNGEENVNPNELNEYFFKKIQNNNFEEKRKVIDKLKNKKIQILKNIINRNENANPYELINLNEKYKHVNEKINSQNKSENKNNFYNSCDTFEFDENENKNNLNEINSIIESDHDNSNKTKSRKKYIMDYDSNNEIKICVLGEKNSGKTTLIQSILKNNIVNEHDVIELFGKRKYINDDLSVYYKNKKIEILDTCSLKKQHKFKNEDNFSDENNRVFSNIRKSDICIYIKEVKNNSISLNKDDKKMMFYLLKEKKNIIFIVNKIDLIIKDFENKRSEFLKTFSNSFNDIPVIFLNSNNINHINTLLNKIIFIHKMNNITISTSILNIFLIQFLKLFPIPWIKKTKCHFKFIKQIKTNPLTFLIFTNLYKKIPNNYLAFFKKKLKSEFNLKYINIQFVFKTTCDNRNIKKNQIIK from the coding sequence atgaaatattGTTTTGAAAAATCATTAAGACATTTCTGTTACAAAATAAGTATAACAGGGGCATCAAATAGTGGCAAATCATCATTTCACAATAATTTAttagataatttaaaagttagttataaaaaatcaaTTATAAACGATGTTGAAAATTACtcattagaaaataataaaaatttttttgaaatagaTAAAAGGAAATGTTTAATCATAGATACTATTGGAATAAATGaacaaatgataaaaaaatttgaaaaatggaaatttaaagaatatgATTTTAAGTATGAGAATAATAACATTATAAAAAGTTACTTTAACATAATTACTAATAGTAATTTAGTACTAATATGTATTAAACATTTTGAAATAAGGCAATCTGATATATtatcatataaaattattaatgacatttataaaaatcaaaataatgtttttacaataatttttaataacaataatatgAATAGATGTGATAAAGTAGAATATAATTATCCtgatatttatgaaaattttaagaatgttattttttatccTTACATTTTAGATTcttatgataaaaatgatgatttaatagaaatcataaaaaaaggCATAAAGCAAAATGATCAAAAAATTGAGAACAAAGTAGATCCACAAATGAGTAGTATCAATATGGAAAATAAGGAAACGaaattagaagaaaataaggaaacaaaattagaagaaaataatgaaatttatgATTTAATAGATGAAAGTATAAGAATTTTTCATCCTTCGCTTAGTGAGGAAacaagaaattatttttataagtttgttgatttaaaaaaaaaagataaatcaAACATAAAACTATTCAATGAATATTTTAGTGCAAAAATTTTgaacaaaaatttaaaaataataactgAAGAAAACTTAtacgaaaaaaataaagaaattatcGATAATAACGaagaaaaaagtttaaataaCTCAGAattgtttaataaaaatagtgatgatataaaagaaataaatagtgaagataatatatataatggtgAGGAAAATGTTAACCctaatgaattaaatgaatatttttttaaaaaaatacaaaataataactttgaagagaaaagaaaagtaattgataaattaaaaaacaaaaaaattcaaattttgaaaaatattattaacagAAATGAAAATGCTAATCCAtatgaattaataaatttaaatgaaaagtaTAAACatgtaaatgaaaaaataaatagtcAAAATAAatcagaaaataaaaataacttttacAATTCCTGTGATACTTTCGAATTTGATGAAaacgaaaataaaaataacttaaatgaaattaatagtATTATAGAATCAGATCAtgataattcaaataaaactaaaagtagaaaaaaatatattatggaTTATGATTCAAATAATGAGATAAAGATATGTGTATTGGGAGAGAAAAATTCTGGCAAAACAACTTTGATTCAAtcaattttaaaaaacaatatCGTAAATGAACATGATGTTATAGAATTATtcggaaaaagaaaatatattaatgatGATTTAAGtgtttattataaaaataaaaaaatagagataTTAGATACATGTAGTTTAAAAAAGCaacataaatttaaaaatgaagataatttttcagatgaaaataatagaGTATTTAGtaatattagaaaaagtgacatatgcatatatataaaagaagtaAAAAACAATTCAATTAGTTTAAATAAAGATGATAAGAAAATGATGTTTtacttattaaaagaaaaaaaaaatattatatttatcgTAAACAAAATTGACTTAATTATTAAAGACTTTGAAAACAAAAGAAGcgaatttttaaaaacattttcAAACTCATTTAATGATATTCCTGTAATATTTctaaatagtaataatattaaccatataaatacattgttaaataaaataattttcattcataaaatgaataatataaCAATATCTACttcaatattaaatatatttcttattcaatttcttaaattatttCCTATTCCAtggataaaaaaaacaaaatgtcactttaaatttataaaacaaattaaaacTAATCCCCTTACTTTTCTTATATTCACaaacttatataaaaaaataccaaataattatttagcattttttaaaaaaaaactaaaaagtGAATTTAatctaaaatatattaacattCAATTTGTTTTCAAAACTACATGTGATAATAGAAATATCaagaaaaatcaaataataaaataa